Proteins encoded together in one Thermococcus gammatolerans EJ3 window:
- the cyaB gene encoding class IV adenylate cyclase, with amino-acid sequence MEIEVKFRVNFEEAKKKLEVLGARLLRTEEQEDLYFSLPPNELLRIRRIRNLGKTYLTHKLIVDPGRNEEFDEIEVEVSGFEEMRKILRRLGLQEDVLIRKHRLVYRLGDVTFELNRVEGIGEFLDIEVISENPKEAREKIWESARKLGLDENDVEPRLYTELMKEKNG; translated from the coding sequence ATGGAAATCGAGGTTAAATTTCGCGTGAATTTTGAGGAAGCCAAGAAAAAGCTGGAAGTCCTCGGGGCCCGATTGCTCAGAACGGAAGAGCAGGAAGATCTCTATTTCTCCCTTCCACCGAACGAACTGTTGAGAATAAGGAGGATCAGAAATCTCGGGAAGACTTACCTGACCCACAAGCTCATCGTGGATCCCGGCAGAAACGAAGAGTTCGATGAAATCGAAGTCGAAGTCTCGGGTTTTGAAGAAATGAGGAAGATACTGAGGCGTCTCGGCCTCCAGGAGGACGTGCTGATAAGGAAGCACCGTCTCGTTTACCGGCTTGGCGATGTTACCTTCGAGCTCAACCGGGTTGAGGGAATAGGAGAGTTTCTGGACATTGAGGTGATTTCCGAGAATCCCAAGGAGGCCAGGGAGAAGATATGGGAGTCCGCAAGAAAGTTGGGACTCGATGAAAACGACGTTGAGCCCCGGCTTTATACAGAGTTAATGAAAGAGAAAAACGGTTAA
- a CDS encoding DUF6541 family protein has product MIHWAVYTYPTDNVDNFFHATKIEYMLRYDTTYPKVVPIFNILTYPAGYHSLASFIMLLSGERVIPKVMLELRLWEWVFLAMGLYALSYTWFGKKVANYTLLTMLGVNILHYYLLVYIAPNFLGFYFFAVLLAIFVEVYKRPDKRKYPLLVLTSVGAILVHPYSYQNYVFVAAVYLGLKLLFDGLSTRNLTSFLKQAITFFAVPLFVHAIVDPYFWFPSLVHIKIEYPWASYIGVALSKLSLFHGKGSRDTWWYFELFTKWATVRNDNYLGTIFTFLGGVFLLYKREYRRKGASLVVFSAFVLLLILDRLTVNVSVPFYSTAAIERMFLWLVPVLPVFAGTGLLWFRELVFGLPVREVSKKLFYLSVVGAFFLTPALGTAYDLLSAEANFYVRADNLDDFHWISTHFPNVTILNSCTLDSAQWMPFFEPSSGVKVMFNSRIKRCRIGNITPSIFLERLLNESAVLPGYIAYIDTNAPSLNPLELFQEYKLLKTNGNNWVFDLSSKDTSTNERKAAAALRVCSDLIPGNTERYGRYFVYGFGKKYFGIRRMYLEGLDYAWIKGRKGVIGFAPCREYGGFVIDLYSPQSQSLNVTVNGKLVGEFKLDAGENRLNIPAELQKDRVVFLSMSSEKGPLFVRFIKLLPRS; this is encoded by the coding sequence ATGATCCACTGGGCGGTTTACACGTACCCCACCGACAACGTTGACAACTTCTTCCACGCGACTAAAATCGAGTACATGCTCAGGTACGATACCACCTATCCCAAGGTTGTTCCAATCTTTAACATCCTAACTTATCCCGCCGGCTATCACTCCCTCGCATCTTTCATAATGCTCCTGAGCGGGGAAAGGGTGATACCCAAGGTCATGCTGGAACTCAGGCTCTGGGAGTGGGTCTTTCTGGCCATGGGTCTTTACGCCCTCTCCTACACATGGTTCGGGAAGAAAGTTGCAAACTACACTCTTCTGACTATGTTAGGGGTGAACATACTCCACTACTACCTCTTGGTTTATATAGCTCCAAACTTTCTTGGATTCTACTTCTTTGCAGTTCTCCTCGCCATTTTCGTCGAGGTGTACAAAAGGCCCGATAAGCGAAAATATCCCCTTCTGGTTCTCACGAGTGTGGGTGCCATCCTGGTTCACCCCTACAGCTATCAGAACTACGTCTTTGTGGCCGCGGTTTACCTCGGCCTTAAGCTCCTCTTCGATGGCTTGAGCACCCGTAACTTAACCTCATTTTTAAAACAGGCCATCACATTTTTTGCGGTTCCCCTTTTCGTCCACGCCATTGTTGATCCCTACTTCTGGTTTCCTTCCCTGGTCCACATAAAAATTGAGTACCCTTGGGCCTCTTATATAGGGGTTGCTTTGTCCAAGCTCTCCCTCTTCCATGGTAAAGGATCTAGGGACACTTGGTGGTATTTTGAACTCTTTACAAAATGGGCAACGGTGAGGAACGACAACTACCTCGGAACAATATTCACGTTTCTCGGTGGGGTTTTCCTCCTATATAAAAGGGAGTATCGGAGAAAAGGGGCCTCACTCGTAGTTTTTTCCGCCTTCGTCCTCCTCCTAATCCTTGACAGGCTGACGGTAAACGTCTCCGTACCATTCTACAGCACGGCCGCAATAGAGAGGATGTTCCTCTGGCTGGTCCCCGTGCTTCCCGTTTTCGCCGGGACTGGGCTCCTATGGTTCCGCGAGCTCGTGTTCGGACTGCCGGTGCGGGAAGTGAGTAAGAAGCTCTTCTATCTGAGCGTTGTTGGAGCGTTCTTCCTGACCCCTGCCTTGGGGACGGCCTACGACCTCCTCTCAGCGGAGGCGAACTTCTACGTCAGGGCTGACAACCTTGATGACTTCCACTGGATCTCCACCCATTTCCCTAACGTTACCATCCTGAACTCCTGCACATTGGACTCTGCACAGTGGATGCCCTTCTTCGAGCCTTCCAGTGGTGTGAAGGTAATGTTCAACAGCAGGATTAAGAGGTGTAGGATAGGTAACATTACCCCATCCATCTTTTTGGAGAGGTTGCTGAACGAAAGCGCTGTCCTTCCAGGTTACATCGCCTACATCGATACCAACGCCCCCAGTCTCAATCCGCTGGAGCTCTTTCAGGAGTACAAGCTCCTGAAGACGAACGGGAACAACTGGGTTTTTGACCTTTCTTCTAAGGACACATCGACGAACGAGAGAAAAGCTGCCGCCGCCCTGAGGGTCTGCAGCGATTTGATCCCCGGCAATACCGAGAGGTACGGAAGATACTTTGTCTACGGCTTTGGAAAGAAGTACTTTGGCATAAGGAGGATGTACCTTGAGGGTTTAGATTACGCCTGGATAAAGGGCAGAAAGGGAGTGATAGGATTCGCTCCATGCAGGGAATACGGAGGTTTCGTTATAGACCTCTATTCTCCCCAGAGCCAGTCTCTGAACGTTACTGTAAACGGGAAACTGGTGGGGGAGTTTAAGCTTGATGCAGGAGAAAACAGGCTCAATATCCCAGCTGAACTTCAAAAGGACAGGGTTGTCTTCTTATCCATGTCCTCAGAGAAGGGTCCTCTCTTCGTGCGGTTCATTAAACTGCTTCCCCGATCTTGA
- a CDS encoding glycosyltransferase family 39 protein: MKAETKKILSLSVLILYYLLTRLWNMSGTMNEYFDYDEGTYLMIARLINHGVLPYRDVFAVHPPLYYYLLALWLRLFGDSYVVGRLLSVFLGLLAVLVAYFVGRELHDWKTGVLFSAVVVMDPIMVHMNGLVFHETTIELFTLLSLYHFVRYVKLRNRKDALWSLFWTGVGSTSKFTIIPYAVALYVVLVLLVDLETESYLERLGRLLLNRVQVFLVLAAYGIMSLLIVDTILIYPSDGLRRLFILPGVHRIGLVGHIISAGIFLIIWGFLTLYVFRVSYLRKLVRSLHLVLKNLKTALQYLLVFLLPKVLIEGALGLGVSRDYLNQTYLAQSSRYAPLAGVFDLLANLFEKFGAEKPDFVVFYLPLIFMFTLLLFYFSRGEKLREPSVMGPLFITSFVTYLLLFPIIPNMRFLYPMVLTAYLAFFESILERLEGRKLVALVFAAVLVFGAADYGMVCSYREGKLLIPWAGHSKDLRDDLSMYIGGMNLTGTFLSVNPFNAYYLNLRIDPYYLDTFGIVYMGNSSRLWEAINESDYLLFSTWMYAIGRESKVFEETFGKLKEHAVVNGSLLYAESYGKGDVIELFRNSENRSHAVGFSSFSGKLQLWVNGSEVAYIYPSIGNVSYTWRTVVERKPSGGYELVYYSSDGDSIIGHLKLDEDSLTLSFPVEVNLTVEFKERVVFLRDGKLVKNGTPGDFTAFYSGGSFSVESNGTVKRITPSGITVQCIGVRIKG; encoded by the coding sequence ATGAAGGCTGAAACCAAAAAAATCCTGTCGCTCTCGGTGTTAATCCTGTATTACCTGCTGACCCGCCTATGGAACATGTCGGGAACAATGAACGAGTACTTCGACTACGATGAGGGAACTTACCTGATGATCGCGAGGCTGATTAACCATGGCGTTCTCCCGTATAGGGACGTCTTCGCAGTTCACCCCCCGCTTTACTACTACCTTCTGGCCCTCTGGCTGCGCCTCTTTGGGGATAGTTACGTTGTTGGAAGACTACTCTCGGTTTTTCTGGGCCTGCTGGCGGTTTTGGTTGCCTACTTTGTCGGCAGAGAGCTTCACGACTGGAAAACTGGAGTCCTCTTTTCGGCGGTCGTGGTTATGGATCCCATAATGGTTCACATGAACGGCCTCGTGTTTCATGAAACTACAATTGAGCTTTTTACCCTGCTTTCCTTGTACCACTTCGTCAGGTACGTGAAGCTCAGGAACAGGAAAGACGCCCTCTGGTCGCTTTTTTGGACTGGAGTTGGCAGTACGTCGAAGTTCACGATAATCCCTTATGCTGTGGCCCTATACGTTGTCCTGGTACTTCTCGTCGACCTGGAAACCGAATCTTACCTTGAGCGCCTGGGCAGGCTTCTGCTCAACAGGGTTCAGGTTTTTCTGGTTCTCGCCGCCTACGGCATCATGTCCCTTCTAATTGTGGACACGATACTGATTTACCCCTCCGATGGACTGAGACGCCTCTTTATCTTACCAGGCGTTCACAGGATAGGACTCGTCGGGCACATCATCTCCGCTGGAATTTTCTTGATAATCTGGGGCTTCCTGACTCTCTATGTCTTCAGGGTTTCCTATCTCCGAAAACTGGTACGCTCACTTCATTTAGTCCTTAAAAACCTCAAAACAGCCCTTCAGTATCTCCTGGTATTCCTGCTTCCGAAAGTCCTGATAGAAGGTGCTCTCGGGCTGGGTGTAAGCAGGGACTACCTCAACCAGACATATCTGGCTCAGAGTTCCAGGTACGCTCCCCTAGCAGGGGTTTTTGACCTTCTCGCAAATCTCTTTGAGAAATTTGGGGCTGAAAAACCTGATTTCGTTGTTTTTTATCTTCCGCTTATCTTTATGTTCACCCTCCTCCTCTTTTACTTCAGCCGCGGGGAGAAGCTTAGGGAGCCGTCTGTCATGGGGCCCCTTTTCATAACGTCTTTCGTTACGTACCTTCTACTGTTCCCAATCATTCCAAACATGAGGTTCCTCTATCCGATGGTTCTAACTGCCTATCTGGCGTTTTTTGAGTCGATCTTGGAAAGACTGGAGGGAAGAAAGCTCGTGGCCTTGGTCTTTGCGGCCGTCTTGGTTTTTGGGGCGGCCGATTATGGGATGGTTTGCAGTTACCGGGAGGGAAAACTTCTCATTCCCTGGGCAGGCCACAGCAAAGACCTCCGAGATGACCTGAGCATGTACATCGGGGGAATGAACCTCACCGGAACTTTTCTCTCCGTCAACCCCTTTAACGCCTATTACCTAAACCTCAGGATTGACCCCTATTACCTCGATACGTTTGGGATAGTGTATATGGGGAACTCCAGCCGGCTCTGGGAGGCCATAAACGAAAGCGACTATTTGCTCTTCAGCACTTGGATGTACGCCATCGGCAGGGAGTCAAAGGTCTTTGAGGAGACCTTTGGGAAACTTAAGGAACACGCCGTTGTTAACGGATCCCTTCTTTACGCCGAGAGCTACGGCAAGGGAGACGTCATAGAGCTCTTCAGGAACTCCGAAAATCGGTCCCATGCAGTCGGCTTCTCGTCTTTCTCCGGAAAGCTTCAGTTATGGGTGAACGGTAGTGAAGTGGCATACATTTACCCCTCAATCGGCAACGTGAGCTACACTTGGAGAACCGTTGTTGAGAGGAAGCCCAGCGGGGGGTACGAACTTGTCTATTATTCAAGTGATGGAGACTCGATCATAGGCCATTTAAAGTTGGATGAGGATTCTCTAACTCTGTCTTTTCCGGTTGAGGTGAACCTGACGGTTGAGTTCAAAGAGAGAGTCGTGTTCCTCCGGGACGGGAAGCTCGTCAAAAATGGAACTCCCGGCGACTTTACGGCGTTTTATTCGGGGGGGAGCTTTTCAGTTGAGAGCAATGGAACCGTGAAGAGGATAACCCCCTCCGGGATAACTGTACAGTGCATCGGGGTTAGGATAAAGGGATGA
- a CDS encoding class III signal peptide-containing protein, producing MGRLRAQGAVEYLLMVALVLIIIVWGFHYIRIIKSEHEKLADSLSRADSNLNEKIRSEVSSNLNSG from the coding sequence ATGGGCAGACTAAGGGCCCAAGGGGCTGTTGAGTACCTGCTTATGGTGGCGCTGGTTCTGATTATCATTGTTTGGGGCTTTCATTACATAAGAATAATTAAAAGTGAGCACGAAAAGCTCGCCGATTCTTTATCCCGTGCCGACAGTAATTTAAACGAAAAAATAAGGAGCGAAGTATCTTCAAATCTTAACTCCGGCTGA
- a CDS encoding class III signal peptide-containing protein, with product MMRKAQGAIEYLFMIAAALIIVAIAIKYLKSSGKSTGETIQQGQQQINNAVNSELSEALSS from the coding sequence ATGATGAGGAAGGCCCAGGGTGCAATCGAGTACCTGTTTATGATTGCGGCAGCGCTTATCATCGTTGCCATTGCTATCAAGTACCTAAAGAGCTCTGGAAAGAGCACCGGTGAGACAATCCAGCAGGGTCAGCAACAGATAAACAACGCAGTGAACAGCGAGCTTAGCGAGGCTCTTAGTTCATGA
- a CDS encoding HTH domain-containing protein, producing the protein MRLFHVSCESASVEDCIEEFTSRIDKVLSGSGCYIKSAELNLTFGAFMHLSAGLLVDPSTPGGRVVAKYSTGRSREKAIEGVLAEINPLIENAEVVAFKFGTYTTPVTRRTYAVGVVAYNLPMKPATQISDTADRRKLLAHVLSLFEYNPKVLNISELARVFGVSRDTIYYDIQQILKEKK; encoded by the coding sequence ATGCGGCTGTTCCACGTCTCCTGTGAGTCAGCAAGCGTTGAGGACTGCATTGAGGAGTTCACTTCGAGAATAGATAAAGTTCTATCCGGTTCTGGATGTTACATAAAATCAGCCGAGCTTAACCTAACGTTCGGTGCATTTATGCACCTTTCCGCTGGGCTCCTGGTTGACCCATCGACCCCCGGTGGTAGGGTCGTGGCGAAGTACTCCACGGGAAGGAGCAGGGAAAAGGCCATTGAAGGTGTTCTCGCGGAGATAAATCCGCTCATAGAAAACGCCGAGGTCGTTGCCTTTAAGTTCGGGACGTACACAACACCAGTAACGAGGCGAACCTATGCGGTGGGTGTCGTTGCCTACAATCTTCCCATGAAGCCCGCGACCCAGATAAGCGATACGGCCGACAGGAGAAAACTTCTGGCCCACGTGCTCTCGCTTTTTGAATACAACCCCAAAGTCCTCAACATATCTGAACTCGCAAGGGTCTTTGGCGTTTCGAGGGATACGATTTACTACGACATCCAGCAGATACTGAAGGAGAAAAAGTAA
- a CDS encoding site-2 protease family protein, with amino-acid sequence MPKGIYECVNCGHREIIESNEPILEGACPQCGGDMVLVGFSIEAEEPGVEIQVLPGVEELVSRFYRAEFVEKRGEVYIFRVSEILERDFEAVLREFEANGYWAALKRAGGEIVLYVFPAGEIKQDNPKIGIALFILTLISTLWAGYGLAINYIATLDQFGLPGYRNPYLIAVAFSLSVLAILGTHEMGHKIAATMHNVKATFPYFIPFPNLLGTLGAVIRVKSPIPTRNAAIDLGVSGPLAGILVAIPVTIIGLRLSQVVPASLVPSSGKGLYLGTNLFFTILERAILDGKIAGNDYVVFLHPVAIAGWVGILVTFLNLIPAAQLDGGHIARAFMNERLHRYFTMGIGLTLILMSYLWTGWMIWGLLVLFMGSAGNPGALDEVSPISWSRKGLAILALIIFVLTATPVPFFVK; translated from the coding sequence ATGCCAAAGGGAATTTACGAGTGTGTTAACTGCGGTCACAGAGAGATAATCGAGTCAAACGAGCCCATCCTCGAGGGAGCGTGCCCCCAATGCGGCGGAGACATGGTTCTGGTGGGGTTCAGCATTGAAGCCGAAGAACCGGGAGTTGAGATCCAAGTTCTCCCCGGGGTTGAGGAGCTTGTATCGAGGTTCTACCGGGCGGAGTTCGTTGAAAAGCGTGGAGAGGTATACATCTTCAGGGTTAGTGAGATACTCGAGCGGGACTTTGAGGCCGTTCTCAGGGAGTTTGAAGCTAACGGTTACTGGGCAGCACTGAAGAGGGCAGGGGGAGAGATCGTTCTGTACGTCTTTCCGGCCGGCGAGATCAAACAGGACAATCCTAAGATAGGGATAGCGCTCTTCATTCTCACTCTTATCTCCACGCTCTGGGCGGGTTACGGCCTTGCCATTAATTACATAGCGACGCTCGATCAGTTTGGTTTACCCGGCTACAGGAATCCCTACCTCATAGCCGTTGCCTTCTCCCTGAGCGTTCTGGCGATTCTAGGCACCCACGAGATGGGCCACAAGATAGCCGCCACAATGCACAACGTTAAGGCGACCTTCCCCTACTTCATCCCGTTTCCCAATCTGCTCGGCACGCTCGGGGCAGTGATAAGGGTAAAGTCCCCGATCCCAACTAGAAACGCCGCCATCGATCTCGGGGTCAGCGGACCCCTCGCAGGCATTCTGGTAGCGATTCCAGTTACCATCATCGGGCTCCGGCTTTCGCAGGTTGTTCCGGCTTCTCTAGTACCAAGCTCAGGCAAAGGCCTCTACCTCGGCACGAACCTCTTCTTCACGATTCTCGAGAGGGCCATACTGGATGGAAAGATCGCCGGCAACGATTACGTGGTGTTTCTCCATCCGGTCGCCATAGCGGGCTGGGTGGGAATTCTCGTCACTTTCTTGAACCTCATCCCAGCGGCACAGCTCGACGGGGGGCACATAGCAAGGGCATTTATGAACGAGAGACTTCACCGGTACTTCACAATGGGGATAGGACTGACCCTCATACTTATGAGCTACCTCTGGACCGGGTGGATGATCTGGGGACTGCTAGTGCTCTTCATGGGCAGCGCCGGGAACCCGGGGGCGCTGGATGAAGTAAGCCCGATTTCGTGGAGCAGAAAGGGCCTGGCAATTCTTGCCCTGATAATCTTCGTGCTTACAGCCACTCCGGTGCCCTTCTTCGTCAAGTGA
- a CDS encoding DUF126 domain-containing protein: MKLRGRKVVGGKAEGELIVSKKPLSFLGGVDPETGIVTDAESDIRGQSIAGKILAFPRGKGSTVGSYVIYALKKNGKAPKAIIVGEAETIVATGAIIAGIPMVQGIDVSKLKTGQRVRINADEGEVEVLDG, translated from the coding sequence ATGAAGCTGAGGGGAAGAAAGGTCGTCGGCGGGAAGGCAGAGGGAGAGCTGATAGTCTCGAAAAAACCACTCTCCTTCCTCGGCGGGGTTGACCCCGAGACCGGAATCGTCACCGACGCGGAGAGCGACATAAGAGGCCAGAGCATAGCGGGCAAAATCCTCGCCTTCCCACGCGGGAAGGGTTCAACGGTTGGCTCCTACGTAATCTACGCCCTTAAGAAGAACGGGAAGGCTCCAAAGGCAATAATCGTCGGTGAAGCCGAGACGATTGTCGCAACCGGGGCCATAATAGCAGGGATTCCAATGGTCCAAGGAATAGACGTGTCCAAGCTCAAAACTGGCCAGAGGGTGAGGATCAACGCCGATGAAGGGGAGGTCGAAGTTCTCGACGGGTAG
- a CDS encoding aconitase X catalytic domain-containing protein, producing MYLTKEEELVLAGEYGYALQKAMEILVALGEIYGADRLIPIKSAQIAGVSYKNLGEAGVEFLRDFLEAGAKVSVYTTLNPAGIGDEEFMEKQREVLEIYRKMGVEVTSTCTPYYGANLPKFGDHLAWSESSAVSFANSILGARTNREGGPSSLASAIIGKTPNYGLHLDENRKATVLVKVEARLKTFVDYSTLGYHLGRVLGNDVPYITNLKPESVDYLKELGASMAATGSIALYHVEGETPEYRTAVVDKVEEIAVEDADLRAVREEFSDDWSEIDMILIGCPHASLREIKEVAELLTMRGKPLKIPLFITASRAVKALADSLGYTEIIERYNGRIIADSCFVVSPIKGWYNGIATNSGKSAFYFRSFGFKVRLDDAERLIKEAP from the coding sequence ATGTACCTGACGAAGGAAGAGGAGCTCGTTTTGGCCGGTGAGTACGGCTACGCCCTCCAGAAAGCCATGGAGATCCTCGTAGCCCTCGGAGAGATCTATGGGGCGGACAGGCTAATCCCGATCAAGAGTGCCCAGATAGCGGGGGTCTCATACAAGAACCTCGGCGAAGCCGGCGTTGAATTCCTGAGGGACTTTCTGGAGGCAGGGGCAAAGGTTAGCGTCTACACAACTTTAAATCCGGCCGGAATAGGAGACGAAGAGTTTATGGAGAAGCAGCGTGAAGTGCTCGAGATTTACAGGAAAATGGGAGTTGAGGTGACATCAACCTGCACGCCTTACTATGGAGCGAACCTGCCGAAGTTCGGCGATCACCTGGCCTGGAGCGAGAGCTCCGCCGTAAGCTTTGCAAACTCCATCCTAGGCGCGAGGACGAACAGGGAGGGCGGCCCATCGAGTTTGGCCTCAGCCATAATCGGGAAAACTCCCAACTACGGCCTTCATCTCGATGAAAACAGGAAGGCAACCGTCCTTGTGAAGGTTGAGGCAAGACTTAAGACTTTCGTCGATTACTCCACCCTCGGCTACCATCTCGGTCGGGTTCTTGGAAACGATGTGCCCTACATAACCAACCTCAAACCGGAAAGCGTCGATTACCTCAAAGAACTCGGGGCTTCAATGGCGGCAACCGGTTCAATAGCGCTCTACCACGTCGAGGGCGAGACCCCCGAATACAGAACCGCAGTTGTTGACAAGGTGGAAGAGATTGCCGTTGAAGATGCCGACCTCAGGGCAGTGAGGGAGGAATTCTCAGACGACTGGAGCGAGATTGACATGATACTCATCGGCTGTCCTCACGCTTCCTTGAGAGAGATTAAAGAGGTCGCTGAGCTCCTCACCATGCGCGGAAAGCCGCTAAAAATACCGCTCTTCATCACTGCGAGCAGGGCTGTAAAGGCTTTAGCCGACTCACTCGGTTACACGGAGATCATAGAGCGCTATAACGGGCGGATTATAGCGGATTCCTGCTTCGTCGTGTCGCCGATTAAGGGCTGGTACAACGGCATCGCCACCAACAGCGGAAAGAGTGCCTTCTACTTCCGCTCCTTTGGCTTTAAGGTCAGGCTCGACGATGCAGAGAGGCTCATAAAAGAAGCCCCGTGA
- a CDS encoding ABC transporter permease, with product MSDFLVLAKKEIKNLMRDKKLIFGLIIVPLIVYPALGKMMQFGFESATKETHVAIVNFDDGKYGELLIKALNASPNVSVTVITAPSVEEALKRALQENQNVLVVIPHNFSGSIESDRIATVEIYGVFKGLSSGMRESVSEGRINAVIAVLSEEIARLKVKSLGAGNPEAILHPIRAESRSYFMGRIVNVSPTVISQVLASQSYGLPLIVFLMVMITSQMAAGTVAAEKENKTLETLLTLPVRRTTIVASKITGTAVMGVIAALAYMVGLKQYMASFGTQTGVSLSELGLSVTPSGLALFGVVVFLTIAFSLSLSMLLAVFAEDVQSANTVVSSVILPLAFPAFLLMFIDLTQLPPVARYILLAIPFTHPIVGYRYAVTGEYSPMLFSVAYLGAIALVTLYLTARIFSSEKVLTAKISWGKRKR from the coding sequence GTGAGCGATTTCCTTGTTCTGGCAAAGAAGGAGATAAAGAACCTCATGAGGGACAAAAAACTGATATTTGGCCTCATAATTGTCCCCCTCATCGTCTATCCAGCCCTCGGCAAGATGATGCAGTTCGGCTTCGAGAGCGCGACGAAGGAAACGCACGTTGCGATAGTTAACTTCGACGACGGAAAGTACGGAGAGCTTCTCATAAAAGCCCTCAACGCGAGCCCTAACGTGAGTGTAACCGTTATCACAGCCCCATCCGTAGAAGAAGCCCTAAAGCGAGCACTTCAGGAAAATCAAAACGTCCTGGTAGTGATTCCGCATAACTTCAGCGGGAGTATAGAATCCGACAGGATCGCGACCGTTGAGATATACGGCGTTTTCAAAGGGTTGAGCTCTGGGATGAGGGAGAGCGTGAGCGAGGGCAGAATCAACGCGGTTATAGCCGTTCTCTCGGAGGAGATAGCAAGGTTGAAGGTCAAGTCCCTCGGTGCGGGGAATCCTGAGGCGATACTCCATCCTATCCGGGCGGAGAGCAGATCGTACTTCATGGGCAGGATAGTTAACGTCTCTCCAACGGTTATTTCACAGGTCTTAGCTTCCCAATCCTACGGACTGCCCCTCATAGTCTTCCTAATGGTCATGATCACGTCGCAGATGGCGGCCGGAACGGTGGCGGCCGAGAAGGAAAATAAGACCCTTGAAACGCTCCTGACTCTTCCGGTGAGGAGAACCACGATAGTTGCCTCAAAGATAACGGGAACGGCCGTGATGGGCGTCATAGCTGCATTAGCTTACATGGTTGGCCTCAAGCAGTATATGGCAAGCTTTGGAACCCAGACGGGGGTCTCGCTGAGCGAGCTCGGCCTGTCGGTAACGCCCTCGGGACTGGCCCTCTTCGGCGTCGTGGTCTTCCTGACCATAGCCTTTTCGCTGAGCTTGTCGATGCTCTTAGCTGTCTTCGCCGAAGACGTGCAGAGCGCCAACACCGTCGTCAGCTCGGTTATACTGCCCCTCGCTTTCCCGGCGTTCCTGCTGATGTTCATCGACCTAACCCAGCTGCCCCCAGTTGCCCGCTACATCCTTCTGGCAATACCGTTCACACACCCGATAGTCGGCTACAGGTACGCTGTGACAGGCGAATACTCCCCAATGCTCTTCAGTGTTGCCTACTTAGGAGCCATCGCCCTCGTGACTCTCTACCTGACGGCAAGAATCTTCTCCAGTGAGAAAGTACTGACTGCAAAGATCAGCTGGGGCAAAAGAAAGCGCTGA
- a CDS encoding ABC transporter ATP-binding protein codes for MLVEVENLEKDYGKVKALKGISFSVREGEVFGLIGPNGAGKSTTLKILATLLRPTKGTARIAGHDVVTEADKVRALISYLPEEAGAYKNLTGREYLEFMARLYAKDEQKARKMLQLGVELAGLGERLDDKVSTYSKGMTRKLLIARALMVKPRLAILDEPASGLDIVNAYEIRKTIRRFARSEGTTFLISSHNMLEVEFLCDRVAMIADGRIVEIGTPGELKAKYEAENLEEVFMRAIGVSIPEPVGGEGS; via the coding sequence ATGCTCGTTGAGGTTGAGAACCTTGAGAAGGATTATGGCAAGGTCAAAGCGCTGAAGGGGATAAGCTTCTCCGTCAGGGAAGGAGAGGTATTCGGTCTCATCGGGCCGAACGGGGCTGGAAAGAGCACGACCCTCAAAATCCTCGCCACCCTGCTGAGGCCAACCAAAGGAACGGCGAGGATAGCAGGCCATGATGTTGTTACGGAAGCTGACAAAGTTAGGGCCCTGATCAGCTACCTTCCCGAGGAGGCGGGAGCCTACAAAAACCTAACCGGAAGGGAGTACCTGGAGTTCATGGCGAGGCTTTACGCCAAAGACGAGCAAAAGGCCAGAAAGATGCTCCAGCTCGGCGTTGAGCTCGCCGGCCTTGGGGAGAGGCTCGACGACAAGGTCTCAACGTATTCCAAGGGAATGACGCGCAAGCTTCTCATTGCGAGGGCCCTCATGGTGAAGCCAAGGCTTGCCATTCTTGACGAGCCGGCAAGCGGACTCGACATAGTGAACGCCTACGAGATTAGAAAAACGATAAGGCGCTTCGCGAGGAGCGAAGGGACAACGTTCCTGATTTCGAGCCACAACATGTTAGAGGTTGAGTTTCTCTGCGACCGCGTTGCCATGATTGCCGATGGAAGAATCGTCGAGATCGGAACGCCGGGGGAGCTGAAAGCCAAATACGAGGCCGAGAACCTCGAGGAGGTCTTCATGAGGGCCATCGGGGTTAGTATTCCCGAGCCAGTTGGGGGTGAGGGCTCGTGA